One part of the Pecten maximus chromosome 1, xPecMax1.1, whole genome shotgun sequence genome encodes these proteins:
- the LOC117323783 gene encoding uncharacterized protein LOC117323783 isoform X2, with product MPARRGGKAKAQSKAPPKRGQKTLSPPPRDESAESNAPGVLEVTPEEVPTPDEESPELQPAQGALATEKKPRGAFKLKTQDNEVLVIEWVQENRLLWDQKDHDFKNKSKKDRLWSEKAEELGYEVQFLKTWYTDLRDFNTKLLRVQSGDGARTFTDREQWVMGQFQFLKERIRHRRHPLHSVQSSAAAKDAIESGNLEEAERLATERRRSLKDIDQDSTSSNSSRSSKRQRGSQEEADDQYLEVLRKELVESQTRLTALQQREPDDERTAYMKYVSKVVCKSTEDAFDDFQTVFMDWQARWKVKRQHQQRSQPHTAQHHWYPGSSESAQWQPQPHQWRQPTPQMQATSVWGSQSMDFMPNSYSSAAAGGPSQSGSTSLVPHTLQHLARPASTTTTLTDMTAPISTNCSSPLVAALDSMYMIRTPSSTRSSQEDLTISGLSNIERGDRDTSNIRLDP from the exons ATGCCGGCTAGGAGAGGAGGTAAAGCAAAGGCCCAATCGAAAGCCCCACCCAAGCGAGGACAGAAAACTCTCAGTCCTCCTCCCAGGGATGAATCAGCAGAGTCGAATGCCCCAGGGGTCCTAGAGGTAACACCAGAGGAG GTCCCAACACCAGATGAAGAGTCCCCCGAACTACAACCAGCACAAGGAGCCCTGGCAACAGAGAAGAAACCAAGGGGGGCCTTCAAGCTTAAAACACAGGATAATGAGGTCCTCGTGATTGAGTGGGTCCAAGAAAATCGCCTCCTCTGGGACCAAAAGGACCACGACTTCAAAAACAAGAGCAAGAAAGATCGACTGTGGTCCGAGAAAGCCGAGGAGCTTGGTTATGAAG TCCAGTTTCTCAAGACATGGTATACGGACCTGCGTGATTTCAATACCAAGCTCCTACGTGTGCAATCGGGGGACGGAGCACGAACGTTCACTGACAGGGAACAGTGGGTTATGGGACAGTTTCAGTTCCTGAAGGAAAGGATCCGTCATCGGCGACATCCGTTGCATAGT GTGCAGTCCTCAGCTGCGGCAAAGGATGCTATCGAGTCTGGGAACCTCGAAGAGGCTGAGCGACTTGCAACTGAACGAAGGAGGTCCCTCAAGGACATTGACCAGGACTCGACTAGCAGCAACAGTAGCAGGAGCAGTAAGCGTCAGCGAGGGTCTCAGGAGGAGGCTGACGACCAGTACCTTGAAGTCTTACGCAAGGAACTTGTTGAGTCCCAGACGCGACTTACTGCCCTGCAACAGAGGGAGCCGGACGACGAGCGGACTGCCTACATGAAATAT GTTAGCAAAGTAGTCTGCAAGAGTACTGAGGATGCCTTTGACGACTTTCAGACGGTCTTTATGGACTGGCAGGCCAGATGGAAGGTCAAGAGACAGCATCAGCAGAGGAGCCAGCCTCACACCGCGCAGCATCATTGGTACCCAGGGTCGTCAGAGTCCGCCCAGTGGCAGCCTCAACCCCACCAGTGGAGACAGCCTACACCACAGATGCAAGCCACTTCAGTATGGGGAAGTCAATCGATGGACTTCATGCCTAACTCATACTCTTCTGCTGCAGCTGGTGGTCCCTCTCAGTCTGGATCTACCTCGTTAGTTCCACACACGCTGCAACACTTGGCTAGACCTGCGTCCACGACCACAACACTAACGGATATGACTGCACCGATATCAACCAATTGTTCGTCACCACTCGTCGCAGCTCTTGACAGTATGTACATGATCCGCACGCCATCTTCAACCCGATCCTCACAG GAAGACCTGACTATCTCTGGGCTATCGAATATTGAGCGTGGTGACAGAGACACGTCTAACATCAGGCTTGACCCATAA
- the LOC117323783 gene encoding uncharacterized protein LOC117323783 isoform X1, which translates to MPARRGGKAKAQSKAPPKRGQKTLSPPPRDESAESNAPGVLEVTPEEVPTPEEVPTPEEVPTPDEESPELQPAQGALATEKKPRGAFKLKTQDNEVLVIEWVQENRLLWDQKDHDFKNKSKKDRLWSEKAEELGYEVQFLKTWYTDLRDFNTKLLRVQSGDGARTFTDREQWVMGQFQFLKERIRHRRHPLHSVQSSAAAKDAIESGNLEEAERLATERRRSLKDIDQDSTSSNSSRSSKRQRGSQEEADDQYLEVLRKELVESQTRLTALQQREPDDERTAYMKYVSKVVCKSTEDAFDDFQTVFMDWQARWKVKRQHQQRSQPHTAQHHWYPGSSESAQWQPQPHQWRQPTPQMQATSVWGSQSMDFMPNSYSSAAAGGPSQSGSTSLVPHTLQHLARPASTTTTLTDMTAPISTNCSSPLVAALDSMYMIRTPSSTRSSQEDLTISGLSNIERGDRDTSNIRLDP; encoded by the exons ATGCCGGCTAGGAGAGGAGGTAAAGCAAAGGCCCAATCGAAAGCCCCACCCAAGCGAGGACAGAAAACTCTCAGTCCTCCTCCCAGGGATGAATCAGCAGAGTCGAATGCCCCAGGGGTCCTAGAGGTAACACCAGAGGAGGTCCCAACACCAGAGGAGGTCCCAACACCAGAGGAGGTCCCAACACCAGATGAAGAGTCCCCCGAACTACAACCAGCACAAGGAGCCCTGGCAACAGAGAAGAAACCAAGGGGGGCCTTCAAGCTTAAAACACAGGATAATGAGGTCCTCGTGATTGAGTGGGTCCAAGAAAATCGCCTCCTCTGGGACCAAAAGGACCACGACTTCAAAAACAAGAGCAAGAAAGATCGACTGTGGTCCGAGAAAGCCGAGGAGCTTGGTTATGAAG TCCAGTTTCTCAAGACATGGTATACGGACCTGCGTGATTTCAATACCAAGCTCCTACGTGTGCAATCGGGGGACGGAGCACGAACGTTCACTGACAGGGAACAGTGGGTTATGGGACAGTTTCAGTTCCTGAAGGAAAGGATCCGTCATCGGCGACATCCGTTGCATAGT GTGCAGTCCTCAGCTGCGGCAAAGGATGCTATCGAGTCTGGGAACCTCGAAGAGGCTGAGCGACTTGCAACTGAACGAAGGAGGTCCCTCAAGGACATTGACCAGGACTCGACTAGCAGCAACAGTAGCAGGAGCAGTAAGCGTCAGCGAGGGTCTCAGGAGGAGGCTGACGACCAGTACCTTGAAGTCTTACGCAAGGAACTTGTTGAGTCCCAGACGCGACTTACTGCCCTGCAACAGAGGGAGCCGGACGACGAGCGGACTGCCTACATGAAATAT GTTAGCAAAGTAGTCTGCAAGAGTACTGAGGATGCCTTTGACGACTTTCAGACGGTCTTTATGGACTGGCAGGCCAGATGGAAGGTCAAGAGACAGCATCAGCAGAGGAGCCAGCCTCACACCGCGCAGCATCATTGGTACCCAGGGTCGTCAGAGTCCGCCCAGTGGCAGCCTCAACCCCACCAGTGGAGACAGCCTACACCACAGATGCAAGCCACTTCAGTATGGGGAAGTCAATCGATGGACTTCATGCCTAACTCATACTCTTCTGCTGCAGCTGGTGGTCCCTCTCAGTCTGGATCTACCTCGTTAGTTCCACACACGCTGCAACACTTGGCTAGACCTGCGTCCACGACCACAACACTAACGGATATGACTGCACCGATATCAACCAATTGTTCGTCACCACTCGTCGCAGCTCTTGACAGTATGTACATGATCCGCACGCCATCTTCAACCCGATCCTCACAG GAAGACCTGACTATCTCTGGGCTATCGAATATTGAGCGTGGTGACAGAGACACGTCTAACATCAGGCTTGACCCATAA
- the LOC117336159 gene encoding uncharacterized protein LOC117336159, producing the protein MDDYSDEVALMQAQLDVQVARINLYTYAVQRQRARLRQQKKRRRRFWFRPWLGIERRRSFGLYDQLMVELRAEDHNSFCNFMRMPPDMFSEILRRVGPRITKKHTWFRAPIEPGMKLAITLRHLASGAKYMDMRYGWRVPHNTISKIVREVCGAIVDEYMNEVMAVPTSPEEWRVIADGFRTKWNFPHTLGALDGKHVAVRCPPKSGSTYFNYKKFFSIVLLALVDADYKIIWADIGGRGAASDAQIWNDSDLKEATESGEINHPPPDPLPNDTQSVDWFYIGDDAFGLRNFMQKPFSQRSLTREERIFNYRLSRARRVSENAFGILANRFQVMLTTMQHDPATVRLITTTCIVLHNLMRTRYPTMQNQLVDREDANHQLIPGAWRQDRHMEDCVTVQGPNTGNKEGKRLRNLIKHWVNSDAGEVSWQDNMI; encoded by the exons ATGGATGACTATTCAGATGAGGTGGCACTTATGCAGGCACAGCTTGATGTGCAAGTTGCCAGAATAAATCTTTATACATATGCTGTTCAAAGACAAAGGGCAAGGCTCAGACAGCAGAAGAAGCGAAGGCGCAGATTCTGGTTTCGCCCATGGCTTGGCATCGAGAGGCGGAGGAGTTTTGGTCTTTACGACCAGTTGATGGTCGAGCTGCGAGCTGAAGATCACAATTCCTTCTGCAATTTCATGCGGATGCCACCGGATATGTTCAGTGAGATCCTTCGCAGAGTCGGACCAAGAATCACCAAGAAGCATACATGGTTCAGGGCCCCTATTGAGCCTGGAATGAAGTTAGCTATAACACTTCGACATTTGGCATCAGGGGCCAAGTATATGGACATGCGCTACGGATGGAGGGTTCCGCATAACACAATCTCAAAAATTGTGAGAGAG GTTTGTGGGGCGATCGTGGATGAGTACATGAACGAAGTGATGGCAGTGCCAACATCACCTGAAGAGTGGAGGGTCATCGCAGATGGCTTTCGCACAAAATGGAACTTCCCTCACACGCTTGGTGCATTGGATGGTAAACATGTTGCAGTTCGGTGTCCACCAAAGTCTGGTTCAACGTACTTCAATTACAAGAAGTTTTTTTCCATAGTGTTGCTAGCTCTGGTAGATGCGGATTACAAGATTATCTGGGCCGACATTGGAGGTCGTGGGGCAGCATCAGATGCCCAGATCTGGAACGATTCCGATTTGAAAGAGGCAACAGAGTCTGGAGAAATCAACCATCCCCCGCCAGATCCTCTTCCAAATGACACTCAGTCCGTCGATTGGTTCTATATAG GTGATGATGCGTTCGGTTTACGCAACTTCATGCAGAAACCGTTTTCCCAAAGAAGTCTCACCAGAGAAGAACGTATCTTCAACTACCGGCTGTCGAGGGCTCGCAGGGTGTCAGAAAATGCGTTTGGGATCCTTGCAAACAGATTTCAGGTTATGCTGACCACAATGCAGCATGACCCTGCGACTGTGCGTCTGATCACTACTACTTGTATCGTGCTTCACAACCTCATGAGGACAAGATACCCGACAATGCAAAACCAGCTTGTTGACCGAGAGGATGCCAACCACCAGCTCATCCCCGGAGCATGGAGACAGGACCGCCATATGGAAGACTGTGTCACTGTCCAGGGGCCAAACACAGGCAACAAGGAGGGCAAGCGGCTGCGCAATCTCATCAAACACTGGGTAAACTCTGATGCAGGAGAAGTGTCATGGCAGGACAACATGATTTAA
- the LOC117336912 gene encoding translation initiation factor IF-2-like, with amino-acid sequence MVTGTRRLQGRGRPQGRGRSRGQGRPQGRGRPQGRGMTQSRWRPQGRGRPQERGRPQGQGGHRDEEAIGTREATGTREGHRDEGDHRDEGGHRDEVGHRDEEATGTRETTGTRETTGTKETTGTRETTGTREATGTREATWTREATWTRETTGTREATGTREATGTREATWTREATWTRRPHGRGRPQGRGRPQERGRPHGRGRPQGRGRPQGRGRPQGRGRPQGRGRSQGRGRPQGRGGHRDEGDHRDEEVTGTRATGTKEATGTRKATGTRSHRDAGGHMDEEATGTRRPQGQGRPQGRGRPSGTRDATGTRMPQGRGRPQGRGRHRDEGGHRDEGDHRDEGGHRDEGGHRDEGDHRDEGGHRDEGGHRDEGDHRDEGGHRDEGGHRNEGGHRDEGGHRDEGGHILYY; translated from the coding sequence ATGGTGACAGGGACAAGGAGGCTACAGGGACGAGGGAGGCCACAGGGACGAGGGAGATCACGGGGACAAGGGAGACCACAGGGACGAGGGAGGCCACAGGGACGAGGGATGACACAGAGTCGATGGAGGCCACAGGGACGAGGGAGACCACAGGAACGAGGGAGGCCACAGGGACAGGGAGGCCACAGGGACGAGGAGGCCATAGGGACGAGGGAGGCCACAGGGACGAGGGAAGGCCACAGGGACGAGGGAGACCACAGGGACGAGGGAGGCCACAGGGACGAGGTAGGCCACAGGGACGAGGAGGCCACAGGGACGAGGGAGACCACAGGGACGAGGGAGACCACAGGGACGAAGGAGACCACAGGGACGAGGGAGACCACAGGGACGAGGGAGGCCACAGGAACGAGGGAGGCCACATGGACGAGGGAGGCCACATGGACGAGGGAGACCACAGGGACGAGGGAGGCCACAGGGACGAGGGAGGCCACAGGAACGAGGGAGGCCACATGGACGAGGGAGGCCACATGGACGAGGAGGCCACATGGACGAGGGAGGCCACAGGGACGAGGGAGGCCACAGGAACGAGGGAGGCCACATGGACGAGGGAGACCACAGGGACGAGGTAGGCCACAGGGACGAGGGAGGCCACAGGGACGAGGTAGGCCACAGGGACGAGGGAGGTCACAGGGACGAGGGAGGCCACAGGGACGAGGAGGCCACAGGGACGAAGGAGACCACAGGGACGAGGAGGTCACAGGGACGAGGGCCACAGGGACGAAGGAGGCCACAGGGACGAGGAAGGCCACAGGGACGAGGAGCCACAGGGACGCAGGAGGCCACATGGACGAGGAGGCCACAGGGACGAGGAGACCACAGGGACAGGGAAGGCCACAGGGACGAGGGAGGCCCTCAGGGACGAGGGATGCCACAGGGACGAGGATGCCACAGGGACGAGGGAGACCACAGGGACGAGGGAGACACAGGGACGAGGGAGGCCACAGGGACGAAGGAGACCACAGGGACGAGGGAGGCCACAGGGACGAGGGAGGCCACAGGGACGAAGGAGACCACAGGGACGAGGGAGGCCACAGGGACGAGGGAGGTCACAGGGACGAAGGAGACCACAGGGACGAGGGAGGCCACAGGGACGAGGGAGGCCACAGGAACGAGGGAGGCCACAGGGACGAGGGAGGCCACAGGGACGAGGGAGGCCACATACTGTATTATTAA
- the LOC117323790 gene encoding uncharacterized protein LOC117323790: MSVCRQICRKALRGCLRVPGCKPICYRCLRPVCYGVSDSEDEDNDSDKEDGHFFSNAHHVQGSEFQEEVPLREQAATETSAVVEYYNDISFLTPPPWHIEKSVVKDEHRGYTNVLSADDMRALPSISNVEYTMCVSDDRHISPAHDYVNMTGERGSGVAGCDLDVPTDSSHHYHNIDRVQMTSETGVTRSHLDSLLNHNQGSQVKARDRCLDLVNSNEQDCDGNYKSVDSVAAPTVHVCYKESTEKTDSVCLPLSETPRVVLDLAESGLCGDHGVIGACNLSDREKNLADSGLCGDHGGIGACHFSEREWVSGKIVNSLGTDIIDDESAKNSEALVILDGTDDTNCESAIAAADRSNELSESGEVNVCCYVTGW; encoded by the exons ATGAG tgtatgtaggcAGATTTGCCGGAAGGCGTTGCGTGGCTGTTTGCGTGTCCCCGGATGTAAGCCGATATGTTACAGGTGTCTACGTCCGGTTTGTTACGGTGTGTCCGACAGTGAAGACGAGGACAACGATAGTGATAAGGAGGACGGACACTTCTTCAGTAACGCACACCACGTACAAGGGTCAGAGTTTCAGGAGGAGGTCCCTCTGAGAGAACAAGCTGCCACGGAAACATCAGCAGTCGTCGAGTACTACAATGACATCAGTTTTTTGACTCCGCCCCCCTGGCATATTGAAAAATCCGTGGTTAAAGATGAACATCGAGgttatacaaatgttttaagCGCAGATGACATGCGGGCACTTCCGAGCATATCGAACGTCGAGTATACCATGTGTGTTTCTGACGACCGTCATATTTCGCCAGCACATGACTATGTAAATATGACAGGTGAGCGTGGCAGTGGTGTCGCGGGTTGTGATCTGGACGTACCGACGGACTCCTCTCATCACTACCACAATATTGACCGGGTCCAGATGACGTCGGAGACGGGAGTGACCCGAAGTCACCTTGATTCTTTGTTAAATCACAACCAGGGATCACAAGTGAAAGCCAGGGACAGATGTCTCGACCTGGTAAATTCGAACGAGCAAGATTGTGATGGAAACTATAAGTCAGTAGACTCGGTAGCCGCCCCTACTGTTCACGTTTGCTATAAAGAAAGCACGGAAAAGACTGACAGCGTTTGTCTTCCCCTATCGGAAACGCCACGTGTGGTTTTAGACCTGGCAGAGTCGGGTCTATGTGGTGATCACGGTGTGATTGGAGCTTGTAATCTGTCGGACAGAGAAAAGAACCTGGCCGATTCGGGTCTGTGTGGTGATCATGGTGGGATTGGAGCTTGCCATTTTTCGGAGCGAGAGTGGGTCTCCGGTAAAATTGTTAACTCATTAGGTACGGATATTATTGATGACGAGTCAGCTAAGAATAGTGAGGCATTGGTCATCCTTGACGGTACGGACGACACGAATTGTGAGTCAGCTATCGCTGCAGCCGACAGAAGCAACGAGTTGTCTGAAAGTGGAGAGGTTAACGTCTGTTGTTACGTCACAGGGTGGTGA